TTACCACCCTATAGCAAATATCGCTAAGAAATGCCGCTTTTACAAAAAAATGAAAAATCATTCTAGAAATAAACGGTTTCTTAGAAACTTCTTTGTAAATATTTTGTCTTATTGCAATCCAAAGCCTAGGAACAGCTGCAATATAATGAGGATTAACATTTTTAATATCATCAAGCATTGCCCTTGGAACAATGGTGGAAAATAAACAAACCATACCCTTGAGGAAAATATTGTAAGAAAAAGACCTTTGAAAGGAATGCCAAATTGGCAAAATGCACATAAATATTTGTCCCACATGCGTATCAACCATTAAACTAAAACTAGAAACCTGATAAAGAAGATTGGCATGGCTGAGCATTACCCCCTTTGGGTGGCCTGTTGTTCCAGAAGTATATATTATTGTTGCCATATCATTAGAATCAACTTTACTTGCAATCTCAATAATTTCTGAATCTTTTCTTAAGGTATCTCCAAATAAAATACAATCGCTATAAGTATAAATTTCAAAATCACTATATTTTAATCTATCCTCTTGGTTTAAATTTTCAATAATAATAAATATTGGCTTTACTGTAAATTTAATTTGAATAAACATATTAAGAAGATTTAAATTTTCTAAAATAACTACACTTGGAAGAACGGAGTTAAAAATAATTTCCGCTTCAAAAAGAGTAACATCAGAACCCTTTGGAATATCAACGGCACCCAAAGATAAAATTGCAAAATCTATCACAGTCCACTCAGCCCTATTCTCAGAGCAAATAAATATTTTATCTTGATGCTTAACATTGATTGACTTTAAAAAGGAAGCAAGCTTTAAAACATTGTTTTTTAAGTCGCCATAAGTAACGTGGGCATATCCATTGCAAACTTTATACATTTGAGCAATTTTATCTTTTTGTTGATCAGCCACTTCAAAAAATGCCTTTGCTATTGACATATAATCCCCCTTTTAACAAAGTTAACATGGTTTATTATATCATTATTAACCATAAATTCATAAAGATTATTTATAAAGCTCTCCTGCTGTAAAAACATACAGAAATCGATCAATTAATAAAAACCTAAAAAATCAAAACAAAGTTTAAAAAAATATTTTAATAAAAAAATAATTGAAAATCTAGAAGTAAATTTCAATTTCAATATTTTAGCAAGTAATATTTTTTTCAAAATAACTAAAACATTAAATATTATCCAATTATTTTCACAAATATAATAACAATGTTTAGGATCTATTTTATCACCTTTAAAACAATCAGTCACTCTTTCTAAAAAATCTTCTTATTTTTTTCTTCAGAAATACAGGAAATATAATTTTCATAGGCTTTAAAATAATATTTATCTGATCATATTTATCTGATTTTACTTGAATACGATGAATAAGCCTATAAAATATATTGACTCTGACTTTAAAAAAAGAATGAAAAGAAAAAATTTTTGTAGCTATTGAAATAAAATAGTAAAATTTATTTTGTAATAAATATTTATCATTTAAAACAAAAAGCCCACAAACAAACTTTGATCGCGTGTCTATAATATTCTAATAACTTTAAAAAAAATTATTAACCACTCCCTTGTTAACCAAAACAGCAAATAAAATTTTACCCTTAAGAATTTCTCAAAACAAAAAGATTAATCCCTTCTGTAGGGTAAGAACGATTCAAATCATCCACAATATCCTTTAATCGCTCAACAATAGACTGATTGGAGGTATAAATAATCAAAATAAAATTTTCTTCAGGCCAAACGCCATTACCATGCTTTTCTCCCTTCTTACCTTTTCCATAAACATTTCCTATCTTAGAATAATATATAGACTCTCCTAACTCTTGCTCTATTTTTTCTATACATTCAAAAACATCAAGCTCTAAAGATAAGTTAGAAACTATTTCAATCCTATAATTATAAAATTTAGTCATATCATTCCCCATCTTCTTCAAATAAATCATCATAACTACTTTTAGTTGAATTATTAATTTTGAATGATTTTTCAACATCTAAATTGGACGTCACTCTTTTTAGCCTAGATTTGAAACTTGAAACATGTTGGAAAAATTTCAAAAAGCATGGGAATAAAAAACAAAGTAAGAAATGTGCTAGCTGTCATTCCGCCAATAAAAGTAAATGCAATTGGTTTTAGAAGTTCATTTCCACTTCCGCTAGAAAATGCCATTGGAATAAGCCCTATTATTGAGGTCAAAGAAGACATTAAAATTGGCCTAAGCCTTGAACGACAAGATTCAATAATTGCTTCTCTTAGGCCAAATCCCCTCTTGATCAATAAACCAGTATAGTCTACAAGAACAATTCCTGTATTTACCACAACACCAACAAGCATAAGCATACCAATTGCAGCAAAAATAGAAAGCTTTTCTCCTGCAAGAAAATGTATAAGCACAACCCCTATTGCCGTTAAAGGAATTGTAAAAATAATAATAAAGGGTTTTAAAAAAGATTCAAATTGAGAAGCCATAATACCAAACACAACAATAATAGCCATCATAATGATTATTTTAAACTGATTCATGATATTTGAAAATTCATTATATTCTCCTTCAACCTTAAGAGTTATGCCTTCTTTATGGGGCACCTTATTATTAATAAAATCTACAACTTTTGCGGTTACTTGGGTTAAATTATCATCTGGAGAAATACCCGCATTAAGATAAATGGTTAAAGCTTGATTTTCTCTGTAAATAGATTCGGCTTTATTGGTTTTTTCAAAGGTGGCTATTGATGAAAAAGGAATTTTAACTCCAGATGAATTTGTAATAAATATTTTTTCTAAATCTTTTAAATTTTTAACATCCATTCTATCAAGCTTAAGAACAATATCATAATTAAGTCCCTTCTCCACATATTGCCCAGCAACAACACCATTAATATTGGCCTTCAACTCATTTAAAATGGTATTCATGTCAATACCATAATTATAAACTAGCGCTCTGTCTATCTCAACGCCAATTTGAAGCTGAAAATCACTTATGCTAAGCCTTGGATTTACAAGTTCGGGAATTTCCTTTTTTAACATGGAAACTAAAATTTTTCCATAATCTTTTATATATTCAAAATCATTGGCCGAAATTTTAATTTTAATAGAATCTCCACCACCTAAAGCATTGCCACTAATGGAAGGCTCAATATTAAATTCAGGATAAAGATTACCAATACGATTCATAATTTTATATTTAATAGAATCGTAATCTACGCTTTGGGTTAAATTATCTCTTGATTCTTCTTTGAGAGGAAACAATACGTTGAAAGTTATTCTATCAGCACGCAAAGTAGCAATAATACTTTTATATCCTTTAGCCTCACTTTTTACAATTTCTAAAAATCTATTAGAATAAAATTTTGCATATTCCAAATTAGTTTTGTGGGGAAAATTTAAATTAATAGTAATTGAGTTCTCTTTCCCTCTAGTAAAAGTTGTCACATCTAACAATAATCCTAAAAGCAAGCTGCCAATAAAACTAAAAAAAACAATCAACCCAAAAATCAATTTGTGATTTAAAACTATATTTAATAAATTGATATACAAAAACTCTAAAAAATAATAAATACTAGCAAAAAAGGCATCGATTTTCCTAATAAAAGCATTCTTAATATTCTTTTGGAAACTTGTGTATAAACCGACATAGTGGCTTGATAAAACAGGAACCAAAAAAATTGCAACTAAAAGAGAAACACCCAAGGAAATAACAATCGTAAATGTAAAGTCTTTGAAAAAATCTCCATATACCCCAAGTTCTGATTTGAAAATAAGAAATGGACCAAAAACACAAATAGAAGTAAAAGTTGAAGATGTAATAGGCAACATCATCTCCTGAGCTCCGAGAATAGAAGACGAAATAAGCTTTGCTCCTTTTTGCCTATATTTGTATATATTGTCTATTACAACAATTGAACAGTCAACAACCATTCCAATCCCAAGTGCAAGACCCGCAAGACTCATAATATTAAGAGAAATATTTACAAAATACATTAAACAAAAGGTCAAAACAATTGCTATTGGAATAGAAATTCCAATAATTATTGTGGCCCTAAAGCTTCTTAAAAAGAAAAAAATAACAAATATTGCAAGCATGGCCCCAAAATAGGCTGAATTTACAACCGTTGAAATGGATGCTTTAATAAAATCAGTACTATCAGAAGCAATCTCCAATTTCATATCTTTAGGCATAGATAATTTCAATTTTTCTATTTCATTCATAACAACATTAGAAACTGCAATAGAATTAGAATCACTACGTTTTTGAACCGACAAAGAAATTGAAGGCAACCCATTATATTCAACATATTCAGACAAATCTTCAAAATCGGTTTTAATATTAGCAATATCTTTGAGTTTTATCTCAATAGGAGATAAATTTATGCCAGAAGAAATGTCGGGTATCTTATAAGCTATGACCACATTACCTATCTCTTCAATTGATTTAAATTTTCCAGAAACTTCAACCAAATATTCCAARTTGTTCTCCAATATATTGCCAGCTGAAAGTTCCAAATTTTGGGATGCTATAATTGAAGATATTCTTGACAAAGAAAGCCCATAAGACTCCAGCCTGTTTTGAGAAACTTCAATTAAAACACGCTTTTTACTTCCACCATTAACAGTAACAATTGCAACTCCATCAAGCCTTTCAAGCCCAGGTTTAATGATTTCATCGGCATATCTTTTAAGCTCAGAAACTGGCCTTACAGAATTAATAACAATTTCCATTACAGGGATGTTTTTAAGATTGTATCTAAAAATTCTTGGGGTCTGTGATTTGCTGGGCAATGAAGATTTTACCAATTCAAGAGCATCTCGAATTTCATTTAAAACCAAATCTAAATCGGTTCCATGATAAAATTCAAGTGAAACGGTGCTGCTTTCTTTGGAAGATACACTATATATATTTTTTAAATTCTTTACCGAACTCAAGCCACTCTCAAGGACTCTAGAAACACTCTCTTCAAC
The window above is part of the Borreliella burgdorferi B31 genome. Proteins encoded here:
- a CDS encoding PG0541 family transporter-associated protein, with protein sequence MTKFYNYRIEIVSNLSLELDVFECIEKIEQELGESIYYSKIGNVYGKGKKGEKHGNGVWPEENFILIIYTSNQSIVERLKDIVDDLNRSYPTEGINLFVLRNS